The following proteins are co-located in the Planococcus plakortidis genome:
- the tyrS gene encoding tyrosine--tRNA ligase, which yields MRLTPAEQLKIIERGAAEIIEEGELLQKLEHSYNEQRPLTIKLGLDPSAPDIHLGHAVVLRKIKQLQDLGHQAVILIGDFTGRIGDPSGKAKGRTALSDEEVRKNAETYCEQIFKVLDETKTTVRFNSGWLSKLNFEEVLKLAASTSVARMLERDDFQNRYQNQSPIGLHEFFYPLMQAYDSVELKADIEIGGTDQTFNILMGRTLQKHMGQEKQVAIFMPLIEGLDGVEKMSKSLGNYIGVSEAPEVMFKKVMEIPDPLVFKYFELATDEDPLSVESILDRLEAGENPRNIKLELAEIITRLYHGEEAMKQARLYFETAFQKREIPENIPSLLVEIGKERIGEIIPQFVASGFVRSKSEFVRLIGQNGVSFNGEKLTQEELDTVVYNGDVLQIGKKRFVRFEK from the coding sequence ATGCGACTCACCCCAGCCGAACAATTGAAAATCATTGAAAGAGGAGCCGCCGAAATCATCGAGGAAGGCGAATTGCTCCAAAAGCTTGAACACTCATACAATGAACAGCGCCCCCTGACGATCAAGCTCGGGCTCGACCCGTCCGCCCCTGATATTCATCTTGGCCACGCGGTAGTGCTGCGCAAAATCAAGCAATTGCAGGACCTCGGCCACCAGGCGGTCATTTTGATCGGCGACTTCACCGGGCGCATCGGCGATCCTTCCGGCAAGGCGAAAGGGCGGACCGCACTCAGTGACGAGGAGGTCCGGAAAAACGCGGAAACATACTGTGAACAGATTTTCAAAGTGCTCGACGAAACGAAAACGACGGTACGTTTCAATAGCGGATGGCTGTCGAAATTGAATTTCGAGGAAGTCTTGAAACTCGCTGCCAGCACGTCGGTCGCACGCATGCTTGAACGCGACGATTTCCAGAACCGCTACCAAAACCAGTCGCCGATCGGCCTTCATGAGTTTTTCTACCCGCTCATGCAAGCCTACGATTCCGTTGAACTGAAAGCGGACATCGAAATCGGCGGCACCGACCAGACTTTCAATATTTTGATGGGCCGCACGCTGCAAAAGCATATGGGACAGGAAAAGCAAGTCGCCATTTTCATGCCGCTGATCGAAGGGCTCGACGGCGTGGAGAAGATGAGCAAAAGCCTCGGCAATTACATCGGCGTCAGCGAAGCGCCTGAAGTCATGTTCAAAAAAGTGATGGAAATCCCCGATCCCCTGGTCTTCAAATACTTCGAACTCGCGACAGACGAAGACCCCTTGTCCGTCGAATCCATCCTCGACCGCTTGGAAGCAGGAGAGAATCCGCGCAATATTAAATTGGAGCTGGCGGAAATCATCACGAGGCTCTACCACGGCGAAGAAGCGATGAAACAAGCACGCCTCTATTTCGAGACCGCTTTCCAAAAGCGCGAAATCCCGGAAAACATCCCTTCGCTATTGGTGGAAATCGGCAAGGAACGCATCGGGGAGATCATCCCGCAGTTCGTCGCGTCCGGTTTCGTGCGCAGTAAAAGCGAATTCGTCCGGCTTATCGGCCAAAATGGGGTATCATTCAATGGCGAGAAGTTGACGCAAGAAGAACTCGATACGGTCGTCTACAACGGTGACGTCCTGCAGATCGGCAAAAAGCGCTTCGTGCGCTTTGAAAAATAA
- the aldA gene encoding aldehyde dehydrogenase — translation MQTHQMYVNGEYIISTGDEWIDIINPATEQVISKIPKGTEQDVDKAVEAAHQAQQAWELTPNIERGKIVRKLGDKIAENRDKFIDLLQEEQGKDYELASGEVDLAIDYFHYMSEWARRIEGEIVPSDRPNENILVYKKPIGVVAGIIPWNFPVFILARKVATALVTGCTIVIKPSQQTPNTAMEFTKIVDAMEEIPAGVYNVVTGTGSEIGNALASHKKVQMVTMTGSLPAGTKVMEAAAKNITKVNLELGGKAPAIVTQNADLDLAAKAITMSRLANGGQACTNAERLYVHESVAEEFTQKLVEAFEATKLGNPREDKDADMGPLISQDRLETVEGMVKEAVAQGANLATGGERPSFDAGFFYKPTILTNVSHDSDIMREEIFGPVLPMTTYSTLEEAIDMANDTVYGLSSSVYTDDLNEAMRVVNEMKFGETYVNRENFEAVQGYHAGMRQSGLGGADGKHGMEDFLATQVVYMQYKK, via the coding sequence TTGCAAACTCATCAAATGTACGTGAACGGTGAATACATCATTTCCACTGGAGATGAATGGATCGACATTATCAATCCGGCAACGGAACAAGTGATTTCCAAAATTCCAAAAGGCACGGAACAAGACGTGGATAAGGCAGTTGAAGCGGCGCATCAGGCACAGCAGGCATGGGAATTGACGCCGAATATCGAACGCGGGAAAATCGTCCGCAAACTGGGGGATAAGATCGCCGAGAACCGCGATAAGTTCATCGACCTATTGCAGGAAGAACAAGGGAAAGACTATGAACTCGCGAGCGGCGAAGTCGACCTCGCGATTGATTACTTCCATTATATGTCCGAATGGGCAAGACGGATCGAAGGGGAGATCGTGCCTAGCGACCGGCCGAATGAAAACATCCTTGTCTATAAAAAGCCGATCGGCGTCGTGGCGGGTATCATTCCGTGGAACTTCCCGGTATTCATCTTGGCGAGAAAAGTCGCGACAGCGCTTGTCACAGGCTGCACGATTGTCATCAAACCGAGCCAACAGACACCGAATACCGCCATGGAATTCACGAAAATCGTCGACGCGATGGAGGAAATCCCGGCAGGCGTCTATAATGTCGTAACCGGAACTGGCTCTGAAATCGGCAATGCGCTGGCTTCGCACAAAAAAGTCCAGATGGTCACCATGACCGGGAGCTTGCCGGCTGGAACGAAAGTGATGGAGGCGGCAGCGAAAAACATCACCAAGGTCAATCTGGAACTGGGCGGCAAAGCGCCGGCCATCGTCACACAGAACGCCGATCTGGACCTGGCCGCAAAAGCCATCACCATGTCGAGGCTCGCAAACGGCGGACAGGCGTGTACGAATGCCGAGCGCCTTTATGTCCACGAAAGCGTGGCAGAGGAATTCACCCAAAAACTCGTCGAAGCGTTTGAAGCGACCAAGCTTGGCAACCCAAGAGAAGATAAAGACGCGGACATGGGGCCATTGATCAGCCAGGACCGTTTGGAAACGGTCGAGGGCATGGTGAAAGAGGCTGTCGCACAAGGGGCGAATCTTGCGACTGGCGGTGAGCGGCCTAGCTTTGACGCCGGCTTCTTCTATAAACCGACCATCTTGACGAATGTCTCGCATGATTCCGACATCATGCGAGAAGAGATTTTCGGGCCGGTGCTGCCGATGACCACTTACAGCACCTTGGAGGAAGCGATCGACATGGCCAATGATACCGTCTACGGCTTATCGTCTTCTGTCTATACCGACGATTTGAACGAAGCGATGCGCGTCGTCAATGAGATGAAGTTCGGCGAAACTTACGTCAACCGCGAAAACTTCGAGGCGGTGCAAGGCTATCACGCCGGCATGCGCCAATCCGGCCTCGGCGGGGCGGATGGCAAGCACGGCATGGAAGACTTCCTCGCGACTCAAGTCGTTTACATGCAATACAAAAAATAG
- a CDS encoding peptidase E yields the protein MKQIIALGGGGFSMEPDNPLLDLYILGQSQKETPKICFIPTASGDADSYIGRFYDFFKQQDCEPTHLSLFKPPAQALEELVLSQDILYVGGGNTKNLLVLWKEWGLDRIIEKAWNQGIILAGISAGSICWFEQGVTDSYGEDLHALACLGFLPGSNCPHYDGEANRRPAFQRLLTEGLIKPGLAADDGAALHFIGQDLHGAVSSRPHAKAYRVARGSEQELETRFLGKE from the coding sequence ATGAAACAGATTATCGCACTGGGCGGAGGCGGCTTCTCGATGGAGCCGGACAATCCACTGCTCGATTTATACATATTGGGACAATCACAGAAAGAAACGCCGAAAATCTGCTTTATCCCAACGGCGAGTGGGGATGCAGATAGCTATATCGGCCGTTTCTACGATTTCTTCAAACAGCAAGATTGCGAGCCTACGCATCTGTCGTTATTCAAGCCGCCTGCACAAGCACTGGAAGAGTTGGTCTTGTCGCAGGACATCCTGTATGTCGGCGGGGGCAACACGAAAAACCTGCTTGTACTGTGGAAGGAGTGGGGCTTGGACCGGATCATCGAAAAAGCCTGGAACCAGGGAATCATCCTGGCCGGCATCAGTGCAGGGTCGATTTGCTGGTTCGAACAAGGTGTCACCGATTCTTATGGTGAGGATCTCCATGCGCTGGCTTGCTTAGGCTTTCTGCCCGGCAGCAATTGCCCGCATTACGACGGGGAAGCAAACCGGCGTCCTGCGTTTCAGCGCTTGCTTACAGAAGGGCTGATCAAGCCGGGGCTCGCCGCGGATGACGGCGCAGCGCTTCATTTTATCGGACAGGACTTGCATGGCGCAGTCAGCTCACGCCCCCATGCCAAGGCTTACCGGGTTGCCCGGGGATCTGAACAGGAACTGGAGACGCGCTTTCTGGGAAAAGAATGA
- a CDS encoding NUDIX hydrolase: MGNRGAVVLIEENKVALIKRVRDGSVYYVFPGGGMQQHETPKAAAKREAFEELGVQVEIQRLFAKIAYQGDQYYFTAKRIGGIFGSGLGEEYTDPDRHSGTYEPVWVELKELQDVDVKPREVAMKLQRLLEEQQIHKK; this comes from the coding sequence ATGGGGAATAGAGGAGCGGTCGTACTTATCGAAGAAAATAAGGTGGCATTGATCAAACGCGTACGCGACGGTTCTGTGTATTATGTTTTTCCGGGCGGTGGCATGCAACAACATGAAACACCAAAAGCTGCAGCGAAAAGGGAAGCATTCGAGGAACTGGGTGTGCAAGTGGAAATCCAAAGGCTTTTCGCAAAAATAGCCTATCAAGGCGATCAGTATTATTTTACAGCGAAAAGGATCGGCGGCATATTCGGAAGTGGTCTGGGAGAAGAGTATACTGACCCGGACCGGCATAGTGGAACGTACGAACCGGTATGGGTCGAACTAAAAGAGTTGCAAGATGTCGATGTGAAGCCGCGAGAAGTTGCGATGAAATTGCAGCGTTTGCTTGAAGAGCAACAGATACACAAAAAGTAA
- a CDS encoding ArsR/SmtB family transcription factor: protein MEAREFKDFAYGHFTKISKALSSPRRFELLDYLAQGPKTVERLANETHMSVANTSQHLQALREARLVASSKVKNHHYYELADPEVAKLLQLTKRLAERQFSDMGEVRASETTAGGSVPVISTAEALKEVASGSAVLIDVRAEDEYASRHLPDALSIPLAQLEENLKQLPVGKKIIAYCRGAYCLYASDAVRLLRERGIEAYRLDEGPADSAISREIDGYGEESL from the coding sequence ATGGAAGCACGGGAATTCAAAGATTTCGCCTACGGGCATTTCACGAAAATCAGCAAAGCCTTATCGAGCCCAAGGCGTTTCGAGCTGCTCGATTATTTGGCGCAAGGGCCGAAGACGGTCGAACGCCTGGCGAACGAGACGCATATGTCGGTGGCGAATACATCACAACATCTGCAAGCATTGCGTGAAGCGCGCCTGGTCGCTTCTTCGAAAGTGAAAAACCATCATTATTACGAACTGGCAGACCCCGAAGTCGCCAAACTATTGCAATTGACGAAACGGCTCGCTGAACGGCAATTTTCCGATATGGGCGAAGTGCGGGCATCGGAAACGACAGCGGGCGGCTCGGTCCCGGTCATTTCTACGGCCGAGGCATTGAAAGAAGTGGCGAGTGGGAGTGCCGTATTGATCGACGTACGGGCTGAAGACGAATACGCCAGCCGCCATTTGCCGGATGCCTTATCGATTCCATTAGCGCAACTCGAAGAGAACCTGAAGCAATTGCCGGTTGGCAAGAAAATCATCGCCTATTGCCGGGGCGCTTATTGCCTCTACGCAAGCGATGCCGTCCGCTTGCTCCGCGAACGCGGGATTGAAGCGTACCGCCTGGACGAAGGGCCGGCAGACTCGGCCATTTCCCGGGAAATCGACGGCTATGGGGAAGAGTCCTTATGA
- the rpsN gene encoding 30S ribosomal protein S14 — MAKKSKVARDKKQREMVARYAELRKELKAQGNHEALAKLPKDSSPTRLKNRCEVTGRPRGFMRKFGMSRIAFRDLAHKGQIPGVKKSSW, encoded by the coding sequence ATGGCCAAGAAATCGAAAGTAGCACGCGATAAAAAACAACGTGAAATGGTGGCGCGCTATGCGGAACTCCGCAAAGAACTGAAAGCGCAAGGCAATCATGAAGCATTGGCGAAACTGCCGAAAGACTCGTCGCCAACCCGTTTGAAGAACCGTTGCGAAGTGACCGGGCGCCCGCGCGGTTTCATGCGCAAATTCGGCATGTCCCGCATCGCATTCCGTGACCTTGCACATAAAGGGCAGATCCCCGGCGTCAAAAAATCAAGTTGGTGA
- the rpmG gene encoding 50S ribosomal protein L33, producing MRVNITLACTETGDRNYSTTKNKRNNPERIELKKYCPRLKKVTLHRETK from the coding sequence ATGAGAGTGAACATTACACTGGCTTGCACAGAGACAGGCGACCGCAATTACTCGACGACCAAAAACAAGCGCAATAACCCAGAGCGCATCGAACTGAAAAAATATTGCCCGCGCTTGAAAAAAGTGACTTTGCACCGCGAAACGAAGTAA